TCACTACTCGCTACCAATTTACAGAGGAAGTTACTAAAGTAGTTTCTCCGACTAGAACAACATACAGCCCTTCCACTCCAGCTTCTACAACAGATATAGCAGAGGGAGTACTACAGCCTGTTCATTCTGATATAAAATCCCAATATACCTTTTCAAACTTTGTTCAAGGAGATAACAATCATTGGGCAAAAGCGGCTGCACTAGCTGTTTCTGATAACTTAGGAGAGCTCTATAATCCACTATTTATCTTTGGTGGACCAGGTTTAGGGAAAACTCATATTCTAAATGCAATCGGTAATAAAGTCCTAGCTGACAATCCTCATGCAAAAATAAAGTATGTTTCATCAGAAACTTTTATCAATGAGTTATTGGAACACATGAGATTAAATAAAATGAAGCAGTTCAAAGAAATCTATCGTAATCTTGACCTGCTCCTCATTGATGATATCCAATCCATTCAGAAAAAAGAAACCACGCAAGAAGAATTTTTCCATACTTTCAATGCACTCCATCAAAAAAATAAACAAATAGTCCTGACAAGTGATAGAAACCCTGACTATCTAGACAATCTTGAAGAACGATTAGTCACTCGTTTTAAGTGGGGCTTAACGAGTGAAATCACACCTCCTGACTTTGAAACACGTATTGCTATTTTACGCAATAAATGCGAGGCTTTCCCTTATGATTTCACTAATGATACCCTGTCCTACTTAGCAGGTCAATTTGATTCCAACGTCCGTGATCTTGAGGGAGCATTGAAAGACATTAATCTACTTGCTACCATGCGAAATCTGTCTGAGATAACAGTAGAAGTAGCTGCTGAAGCCATTCGTTCTAGGAAGCAAACAAACCCTCAAAACATGGTCATTCCGATTGAAAAAATCCAAACAGAAGTTGGAAATTTCTATGGAGTTAGCCTCAAAGAAATAAAGGGCTCTAAACGTGTCCAACACATTGTTCACGCGCGCCAGGTTGCTATGTTTTTAGCCCGCGAAATGACAGACAACTCTTTGCCAAAAATTGGTAGAGAATTTGGTAATCGTGACCATACAACAGTCATGCATGCCTATAACAAGATTAAAAGTTTGCTAATGGATGATGATAATTTGGAAATCGAAATAACCAGTATCAAAAATAAAATTCGATGACCTGTGTATAAGTTTTAAAAAATCCATCTACTTTTCCACAAGTTGTGAACAAGCTATTTTTCTTGAAAATTATGGCTTTGACCTACTTTTCCACAGAATACACAGGGCCTACTACTACTACTAACCTTATAAATAATAAATAAAGGAGTTTCCATGATTCAATTTTCAATTAACAAAAATGTATTTCTCCAAGCACTAAATACAACCAAACGAGCAATCAGCACAAAAAATGCTATTCCCATTCTTTCAACTGTTAAAATCACGGTTACTAGTGATGGAATTACTTTAACAGGTTCTAATGGACAGATTTCTATCGAACATTTTATTTCTATCCAGGATGAAAATGCAGGTCTGTTGATAAGCTCACCTGGCGCTATTCTTTTAGAAGCAGGCTTCTTTATCAATATTGTATCTAGCCTACCTGATGTCGTAGTTGATTTTAATGAAATCGAGCAAAAGCAAGTTGTACTAACAAGTGGTAAATCTGAAATTACTTTGAAAGGTAAAGATGCGGAACAGTATCCTCGTCTGCAAGAAGTGCCAACTTCAAAACCTCTGGTCCTAGAAACAAAAGTACTCAAACAAACAATCAACGAAACAGCTTTTGCAGCTTCCTTGCAAGAAAGTCGCCCAATCCTAACAGGTGTTCACTTTGTCTTGACAGATAATAAAAATCTAAAAACAGTTGCGACAGACTCACACCGTATGAGCCAACGTAAATTGGTTCTTGAAAAAGCAGGTGATGATTTTAACGTGGTAATTCCAAGCCGTTCTCTTCGCGAATTTACAGTTGTTTTCACAGATGATATTGAAACTGTGGAAGTATTCTTCTCAAACAATCAAATTCTTTTCAGAAGCGAGCATATTAGCTTCTATACACGTTTGCTTGAAGGAACCTATCCAGATACAGACCGCCTGATTCCAACAGAATTCAAAACAGTTGCTGTCTTTGACACAGCTAATCTTCGTCATTCAATGGAACGTGCCCGTCTGCTTTCAAATGCAACTCAGAATGGTACAGTAAAACTTGAGATTGCTAACAATATTGTCACAGCTCATGTAAACTCACCAGAAGTTGGACGTGTAAACGAAGAATTGGATACCTTAGAAGTGACTGGTGAAGACTTGGTAATTAGTTTTAACCCTACTTACTTGATTGAAGCCTTGAAGGCTACCAATAGTGAGCAGGTCAAAATTAGCTTTATTTCCTCTGTTCGTCCATTTACAGTGGTACCAAATAGCGAAGGGGATGACCTCATTCAATTGGTGACACCAGTTCGAACCAACTAATTCCATCATAAACGGCTAGTTTAGCCGTTTTTATGTTATACTGAAAGAAATAGAACTAAAGGAGTATCTATGTACCAATTAGGAACCTTTGTCGAAATGAAAAAGCCCCATGCCTGTGTCATCAAATCGACCGGCAAGAAGGCCAATAAGTGGGAGGTTATCCGACTAGGAGCGGATATTAAAATCCGCTGCAGTAATTGTGACCATGTTGTTATGATGAGCCGGCATGATTTTGAACGAAAAATGAAACAAGTTCTGCCGAGTGAAGCTTAGTTGACAGTTTGCAACTGCTGGTTGCGATTTTTTCCTAAAAATTGCTAGTCAACTCTTCCTTTCTAAGCTATAATAGACTTAGAAAAAAGAGGAGGAAATGATCATGAAGCAGTTAGCACAGCAAATTCGAGTTTTACGCACAACAAAGAACCTATCACAAGATGAATTGGCAGTGAAACTCTATATTTCACGTTAAGCCATTTCCAAGTGGGAAAATGGGGAAGCAACGCCAGATAGTGACAAACTGGTCCAGCTGGCAGAAATCCGTGGTGTTAGTTTGGATTATCTGGTTTTAGGAAAAGAACCTGAGAAGGAAATTGTTGTGGAACAACGAGGAAAAATGAATGGTTGGGAATACTTGTACGAAGAATCCAAACGACCTCTTACAAGAGGAGATGTTGTCGTTCTCATTTTTTTTGCAGTTATATTTTTAGGTGGATTATTCATTAAGCATTATTTTTAACGAAGCTTGCCAAACAGCAAGCTTTTTCTCTATTTTTCTGCTATAATAGTCGTGATTGAATTTTTAATTGGAGAGTAAAAAAACATGGCTTTAACAGCAGGAATCGTCGGTTTACCAAACGTTGGTAAATCAACCCTATTTAACGCAATTACCAAGGCAGGAGCAGAGGCTGCAAACTATCCTTTCGCGACTATTGATCCAAACGTCGGCATGGTAGAAGTGCCCGATGAGCGTTTGCAGAAGTTGACAGAACTCATCACCCCTAAAAAGACAGTTCCAACGACTTTTGAATTTACCGATATTGCCGGTATCGTAAAAGGTGCCTCTAAAGGTGAGGGACTTGGAAACAAATTCTTGGCCAATATTCGTGAGGTTGATGCCATTGTCCACGTGGTGCGTGCCTTTGATGATGAAAATGTCATGCGTGAACAAGGTCGTGAAGACGCCTTTGTGGACCCAATCGCAGATATTGATACCATTAACCTGGAATTGATTTTGGCGGACCTAGAGAGCATCAACAAGCGTTATGCGCGTGTAGAAAAAATGGCACGTACGCAAAAAGACAAGGATTCTGTCGCAGAATTTGCAGTTCTTGAAAAAATCAAGCCTGTCTTGGAAGATGGAAAATCTGCCCGTACAGTTGACTTCACAGATGAAGAACAAAAAATCGTTAAGCAACTCTTCCTCTTGACGACCAAGCCAGTCCTCTATGTTGCCAATGTCGATGAAGACAAGGTAGCAGATCCTGAGTCTATCAGCTATGTTCAGCAAATCCGTGACTTTGCGGCAACAGAAAATGCAGAAGTTGTGGTCATTTCTGCGCGTGCAGAAGAGGAAATTTCAGAACTAGACGATGAAGACAAGGGTGAGTTTTTAGAAGCCCTTGGTCTGACAGAATCTGGCGTGGATAAATTGACCCGTGCAGCCTACCACTTGCTTGGACTTGGAACTTACTTTACCGCAGGGGAAAAAGAAGTGCGTGCTTGGACCTTCAAGCGTGGCATGAAAGCTCCTCAGTGTGCTGGTATTATCCACTCAGACTTCGAAAAAGGCTTTATTCGTGCGGTGACCATGTCTTATGATGATTTGATGACCTACGGCTCTGAGAAGGCTGTTAAG
The nucleotide sequence above comes from Streptococcus sp. 29887. Encoded proteins:
- the dnaA gene encoding chromosomal replication initiator protein DnaA; amino-acid sequence: MNKEQQFWQRFIELVQASFKASIYDFYVADARLLNLEQQVATIFLNRPFKKDFWETNFEELMIAASFEIFGEPLTTRYQFTEEVTKVVSPTRTTYSPSTPASTTDIAEGVLQPVHSDIKSQYTFSNFVQGDNNHWAKAAALAVSDNLGELYNPLFIFGGPGLGKTHILNAIGNKVLADNPHAKIKYVSSETFINELLEHMRLNKMKQFKEIYRNLDLLLIDDIQSIQKKETTQEEFFHTFNALHQKNKQIVLTSDRNPDYLDNLEERLVTRFKWGLTSEITPPDFETRIAILRNKCEAFPYDFTNDTLSYLAGQFDSNVRDLEGALKDINLLATMRNLSEITVEVAAEAIRSRKQTNPQNMVIPIEKIQTEVGNFYGVSLKEIKGSKRVQHIVHARQVAMFLAREMTDNSLPKIGREFGNRDHTTVMHAYNKIKSLLMDDDNLEIEITSIKNKIR
- the dnaN gene encoding DNA polymerase III subunit beta is translated as MIQFSINKNVFLQALNTTKRAISTKNAIPILSTVKITVTSDGITLTGSNGQISIEHFISIQDENAGLLISSPGAILLEAGFFINIVSSLPDVVVDFNEIEQKQVVLTSGKSEITLKGKDAEQYPRLQEVPTSKPLVLETKVLKQTINETAFAASLQESRPILTGVHFVLTDNKNLKTVATDSHRMSQRKLVLEKAGDDFNVVIPSRSLREFTVVFTDDIETVEVFFSNNQILFRSEHISFYTRLLEGTYPDTDRLIPTEFKTVAVFDTANLRHSMERARLLSNATQNGTVKLEIANNIVTAHVNSPEVGRVNEELDTLEVTGEDLVISFNPTYLIEALKATNSEQVKISFISSVRPFTVVPNSEGDDLIQLVTPVRTN
- a CDS encoding DUF951 domain-containing protein, with translation MYQLGTFVEMKKPHACVIKSTGKKANKWEVIRLGADIKIRCSNCDHVVMMSRHDFERKMKQVLPSEA
- the ychF gene encoding redox-regulated ATPase YchF, which codes for MALTAGIVGLPNVGKSTLFNAITKAGAEAANYPFATIDPNVGMVEVPDERLQKLTELITPKKTVPTTFEFTDIAGIVKGASKGEGLGNKFLANIREVDAIVHVVRAFDDENVMREQGREDAFVDPIADIDTINLELILADLESINKRYARVEKMARTQKDKDSVAEFAVLEKIKPVLEDGKSARTVDFTDEEQKIVKQLFLLTTKPVLYVANVDEDKVADPESISYVQQIRDFAATENAEVVVISARAEEEISELDDEDKGEFLEALGLTESGVDKLTRAAYHLLGLGTYFTAGEKEVRAWTFKRGMKAPQCAGIIHSDFEKGFIRAVTMSYDDLMTYGSEKAVKEAGRLREEGKEYVVQDGDIMEFRFNV